From a region of the Coffea arabica cultivar ET-39 chromosome 3e, Coffea Arabica ET-39 HiFi, whole genome shotgun sequence genome:
- the LOC140038891 gene encoding pentatricopeptide repeat-containing protein At4g21190-like, with protein sequence MSGATSLGKLARQFSQIRLYATHLNVDARYPVRSLRSASSVLDSQSSSDRVPQFPDEDAGALSRIRIGENISRKDKAKFLVSTLELNDSKEAVYGALDAWVAWERNFPIGQLKNVLINLEKEQQWHRIIQVIKWMLSKGQGNTMGTYKQLIQALDMDHRAQEAHEFWRRKIGSDLHSVSWELCKVMISVYYRNNMLQDLVKLFKGLEAFDRKPPEKSIVRKVADAYEMLGLLEEKERVLVKYEELFKDNMKGPFANRKRQLKKKTSGKHKDGPEIESHNDVSLSGL encoded by the coding sequence ATGTCAGGAGCAACATCTCTTGGAAAGCTTGCCAGACAGTTCAGTCAAATCAGACTATATGCTACCCATCTCAATGTGGATGCTCGATATCCAGTTCGCAGCCTGAGAAGTGCAAGTTCAGTTTTAGACAGCCAATCCAGCAGTGATAGAGTGCCTCAGTTCCCCGATGAAGATGCTGGAGCTTTGTCCAGGATCCGAATAGGGGAAAATATCTCAAGGAAGGATAAGGCCAAGTTTCTTGTCAGTACACTCGAACTCAATGATAGCAAAGAAGCTGTGTATGGTGCACTTGATGCCTGGGTTGCATGGGAAAGGAATTTTCCTATAGGGCAACTGAAGAATGTGCTGATTAACCTTGAGAAAGAGCAACAGTGGCATAGGATTATCCAGGTTATAAAATGGATGCTAAGCAAGGGGCAAGGAAACACAATGGGTACATATAAGCAATTAATTCAGGCGCTAGATATGGACCACAGGGCACAAGAAGCGCATgaattttggaggaggaaaatTGGCTCTGACTTGCATTCAGTTTCTTGGGAACTATGTAAAGTAATGATTTCTGTTTATTACCGAAATAACATGTTACAGGATCTTGTAAAACTATTTAAGGGGTTGGAAGCCTTTGATCGTAAACCGCCAGAGAAATCTATCGTGCGGAAAGTGGCTGATGCATATGAGATGTTAGGTTTACTTGAAGAGAAGGAACGAGTATTGGTTAAGTACGAGGAGCTATTCAAGGATAACATGAAGGGGCCTTTTGCAAATAGAAAGAGGCAACTTAAGAAGAAGACTTCAGGGAAGCACAAGGATGGTCCAGAAATTGAGAGTCATAATGATGTTTCCCTGAGTGGGCTATAG
- the LOC113734807 gene encoding uncharacterized protein, translating into MMMIMNRIQRRPSPNTSFALFRYSTSNATTTIQNPPEKSPFLKKIVRNQVRKMLSVKSKTGFRDLNEALRLFDEMTRVLPPPSVVSFCQLLVAVVKMKHYAPAVSLFKRMCTLDMPIDAYTVSIVINCYCHLNRVDLSFAILGWLLKSGYEPDVTIFTNLIKGFFFGNNVVEAEELFNKLVREKICEVNEVMYGTMINGLCKSGNTQRAIGMLRMMEGGNCKPNSVVYNTVISGLCKDRMIDDALQLLSEMIEKGIQPDVITCSSLIEGLCNCGRLKGAKKLVSDMVELDVYPDVITLNKLVHAFSKKGLVKEAEGIVQIMVRSGEGPNAFTYSALMDGYCLRGDMNKAAKVLEIMMARGCAPDIYCYSVLIKGYCKKGNIDDALTLFHEIPQKGLKPTVITYNTVLQGLFDIGRSADAIELFKEMQAQGVSPTLSTHNILITGVCKNGFVAEALSLLRRMENSHLNLDIITYNAVIDGLCRDGKFDAAKDLFDKLPSRGLQPDVITYTSLINGLCREGLLSEAKEWLKKMDKDGCPPNSVTYNTIVREFLKRSEHHEAKLLLEEMRRLDFSPDQYTRSLALDQHLSEGQEPVILDEMISPLPPDNKLKSSNAN; encoded by the coding sequence ATGATGATGATCATGAATAGAATTCAGAGACGCCCTTCCCCCAATACATCATTTGCGTTGTTTCGTTATTCTACCTCAAATGCCACAACTACTATCCAAAACCCACCTGAAAAATCACCATTCTTGAAGAAGATTGTTCGAAACCAAGTACGGAAAATGTTGTCAGTGAAAAGCAAAACAGGATTCCGGGATTTGAATGAGGCACTTCGTCTGTTTGATGAAATGACCCGAGTGCTGCCGCCTCCTTCAGTCGTAAGTTTCTGCCAACTTCTAGTGGCTGTTGTTAAGATGAAGCATTATGCCCCTGCTGTTTCTCTTTTCAAAAGAATGTGCACTTTGGATATGCCCATTGATGCTTATACCGTGTCAATAGTGATCAACTGCTATTGCCATTTGAATAGGGTGGATTTGAGTTTTGCAATCTTAGGCTGGTTACTGAAGAGTGGTTATGAACCTGATGTTACCATCTTCACTAATCTGATAAAGGGTTTCTTTTTTGGGAACAATGTTGTGGAGGCGGAGGAATTATTCAACAAGTTGGTCAGAGAAAAAATCTGTGAGGTCAATGAAGTAATGTATGGGACCATGATAAATGGGCTGTGCAAATCTGGTAATACACAGAGGGCGATTGGAATGTTGAGAATGATGGAGGGAGGAAATTGCAAGCCTAATTCCGTAGTGTACAACACTGTTATTAGTGGTCTGTGCAAGGATAGGATGATTGATGATGCTCTCCAACTTCTTTCAGAAATGATTGAGAAGGGGATTCAACCTGATGTTATCACATGTAGTTCGTTAATTGAAGGCCTTTGCAATTGTGGCAGATTGAAGGGGGCTAAAAAGTTAGTTTCTGACATGGTGGAATTAGATGTGTATCCAGATGTTATTACCTTGAATAAATTGGTTCATGCTTTTAGCAAAAAAGGGCTAGTTAAAGAGGCAGAGGGGATAGTTCAGATCATGGTTCGAAGTGGTGAAGGTCCTAATGCATTCACCTACTCTGCGCTAATGGATGGATATTGTTTGCGAGGGGACATGAACAAAGCAGCAAAAGTCTTAGAGATCATGATGGCTAGAGGATGTGCACCAGACATTTATTGCTACAGTGTCCTGATAAAGGGATATTGCAAGAAAGGGAACATAGATGATGCTTTAACCTTGTTTCATGAGATTCCTCAGAAAGGACTGAAGCCAACAGTCATCACCTACAACACTGTGTTACAGGGATTATTTGATATAGGCAGATCTGCCGATGCTATTGAGCTTTTCAAGGAGATGCAAGCTCAAGGAGTGAGTCCAACTTTATCCACTCATAATATCTTGATAACTGGCGTGTGCAAGAATGGATTTGTTGCAGAAGCTCTTTCATTATTGCGGCGGATGGAAAATAGTCACTTAAATCTTGACATAATAACGTATAATGCTGTCATTGATGGGCTATGTAGGGATGGGAAGTTTGATGCTGCCAAAGATTTGTTTGACAAACTTCCATCTAGAGGATTGCAGCCTGATGTCATAACATATACTAGTTTGATAAATGGCCTTTGTCGAGAAGGGCTACTGAGTGAGGCCAAAGAGTGGCTTAAAAAAATGGACAAGGATGGTTGTCCACCCAACAGTGTGACCTACAACACTATTGTTCGGGAGTTCCTTAAAAGGAGTGAGCATCACGAGGCGAAGCTACTTCTGGAGGAAATGAGGAGGCTTGATTTCTCCCCTGATCAATATACTCGTTCTTTGGCACTAGATCAGCATCTATCTGAAGGGCAAGAGCCTGTTATCCTTGATGAGATGATCAGTCCCTTGCCGCCAGATAATAAGTTGAAGTCTTCAAATGCAAATTGA